From a single Kitasatospora azatica KCTC 9699 genomic region:
- a CDS encoding acyl carrier protein, translating into MTEMSLSTLIALLVECAGEEEGVDLNGDILDVPFVELGYDSLAVLQTSGRIERDYGIQLSDDTVAEAYTPRLLLEFVNESLSAATAAAA; encoded by the coding sequence ATGACCGAGATGAGCCTGTCCACCCTGATCGCGCTGCTCGTCGAGTGCGCGGGCGAGGAGGAGGGCGTCGACCTGAACGGCGACATCCTGGACGTCCCCTTCGTCGAGCTGGGCTACGACTCGCTGGCGGTGCTGCAGACCAGCGGCCGGATCGAGCGCGACTACGGCATCCAGCTCTCCGACGACACCGTGGCCGAGGCCTACACCCCGCGCCTGCTGCTGGAGTTCGTCAACGAGAGCCTCTCCGCGGCCACCGCGGCCGCTGCCTGA